The Eleginops maclovinus isolate JMC-PN-2008 ecotype Puerto Natales chromosome 24, JC_Emac_rtc_rv5, whole genome shotgun sequence genome contains a region encoding:
- the LOC134860598 gene encoding chloride intracellular channel protein 4 isoform X2: protein MSWCDIAVNKLGFPTIELFVKAGSDGESIGNCPFSQRLFMILWLKGVIFNVTTVDLKRKPADLQDLAPGTNPPFVTFNGEVKVDVNKIEEFLEEKLTPPRYPRLAPKHSEANTAGIDVFAKFSAYIKNQRKDTNDVLEKALLKSLRRLDDFLRTPLPEEIDADASGDVPESSRSFLDGPELTLADCNLLPKLHILKVVAKKYRGFEVPAEMTGVWRYLNCAYQREEFTSTCPAEREIHFAYLDVAKKIK, encoded by the exons ATGTCCTGGTGTGACATAGCAGTTAATAAATTGGGCTTCCCCACCATTGAGCTGTTTGTAAAG GCTGGGAGTGACGGGGAGAGCATCGGTAACTGTCCATTCTCTCAGAGACTCTTTATGATCCTGTGGCTTAAAGGGGTCATCTTCAACGTCACCACTGTTGACCTCAAACG gaaGCCGGCGGACCTTCAGGACCTCGCTCCAGGAACCAACCCTCCCTTTGTCACCTTCAATGGCGAGGTCAAGGTCGATGTCAACAAGATCGAGGAGTTCCTGGAGGAGAAACTGACCCCACCCcg CTACCCTCGACTGGCTCCCAAACATTCTGAAGCCAACACAGCGGGAATCGATGTGTTCGCCAAGTTCTCAGCGTACATCAAAAACCAGAGGAAAGACACCAACGATG TCTTAGAGAAAGCCTTGCTGAAGTCCCTCCGGCGTCTTGATGACTTCCTGAGGACTCCTCTGCCTGAGGAGATTGACGCTGACGCCTCAGGAGACGTGCCCGAGTCCTCCAGGAGCTTCCTAGACGGCCCTGAACTCACCCTGGCTGACTGCAACCTGCTGCCTAAACTACACATCCTTAAG GTTGTAGCCAAGAAATACAGAGGCTTTGAGGTTCCAGCGGAGATGACGGGGGTTTGGAGGTACTTAAACTGCGCCTATCAGAGGGAGGAGTTCACCAGCACCTGCCCCGCTGAGAGGGAGATCCACTTTGCCTATCTGGATGTTgctaaaaaaatcaaatga
- the LOC134860953 gene encoding calcipressin-1-like isoform X1, translating to MQRAADGEEATVDVQFTDLPNALIACKVPEDLFKEGTLKGSFEGLFRSFEPEVQFQYFKSFRRVRISFSDALAAAEARLRLHKTDFNGKEMRLYFAQSVHIGSPRLEPPKPDKQFLISPPASPPVGWEQSHDAMPVVNYDLLCAISKLGPGDKYELHTATPTTPSVVVHVCDDERGDSSAPDDSDQDDKPRPLRPKIIQTRRPDFTPGVEQ from the exons ATGCAGCGGGCCGCCGATGGAGAGGAGGCGACCGTAGATGTCCAGTTTACCGATCTACCCAACGCCCTGATCGCCTGCAAAGTACCGGAGGATTTGTTCAAAGAAGGCACACTGAAG GGCAGTTTTGAGGGCTTGTTCCGTTCCTTCGAGCCGGAGGTGCAGTTCCAGTACTTCAAGTCTTTCCGCAGAGTGAGGATCAGCTTCAGCGATGCTCTGGCTGCAGCCGAGGCCAGACTGCGACTCCACAAGACCGACTTCAACGGCAAAGAGATGAGACTCTACTTCGCTCAG TCTGTCCACATAGGCAGTCCTCGGCTGGAGCCCCCCAAGCCGGATAAGCAGTTCCTGATCTCGCCCCCCGCCTCCCCCCCGGTGGGCTGGGAGCAGTCTCATGACGCCATGCCCGTCGTCAACTACGACCTGCTGTGTGCCATCTCCAAACTGGGACCAG GGGACAAGTACGAGCTCCACACCgccacccccaccacccccaGTGTCGTCGTCCACGTCTGCGATGACGAGCGAGGCGACAGCTCCGCCCCCGACGACAGCGACCAAGACGACAAGCCCCGCCCCCTGCGGCCGAAGATCATCCAGACGCGGCGCCCTGACTTCACGCCCGGAGTGGAgcagtga
- the urp2 gene encoding urotensin II-related peptide — MLNSSALVSVMKVVMMLLMFVGTGVEAAPTDRGFAKPLPSLTHASAVPEKGNPSQYLKHWLLSTKAAGVDRATRTDKTTTRTITEGIREGRLRSNPETAGPDKRGQMLKMISALEELHRVFNSTRSSRITIMPRANGKNSGRKNRVHPAADGGVKPTTVAPSAVNSTASRASADVLIPSLTGRSSKKSLPTQTKKTNKRVCFWKYCSQN, encoded by the exons ATGCTTAACAGCTCAGCACTTGTGTCTGTGATGAAGGTGGTCATGATGCTGCTGATGTTTGTGGGGACAGGAGTGGAGGCGGCACCCACGGACAGAG GCTTTGCAAAACCTCTTCCCAGTCTCACTCATGCATCAGCTGTACCAGAGAAGGGAAATCCTAGCCAGTACCTGAAACACTGGCTTCTGAGTACCAAAGCAGCAGGAGTGGATCGGGCGACAAGAACGGacaaaaccactacaaggacTATCACTGAGGGCATCAGGGAAGGGAGGTTGAGGAGCAACCCTGAGACAGCAGGTCCAGATAAACGGGGCCAGATGCTGAAGATGATCTCAGCCTTGGAGGAGCTGCACAGGGTGTTCAACAGCACACGGAGCTCCAGAATCACCATCATGCCAAGAG CAAATGGCAAAAATTCAGGAAGGAAAAATAGAGTG CACCCTGCTGCTGATGGAGGGGTGAAGCCCACCACAGTGGCACCATCAGCAGTCAACAGCACTGCGTCCAGAGCGAGCGCAGATGTCCTCATCCCCAGTCTGACTGGTCGAAGTTCAAAGAAGTCCCTCCCAACGCAGACCAAGAAGACCAACAAAAGAG TGTGTTTCTGGAAGTACTGCTCCCAGAACTGA
- the LOC134860953 gene encoding calcipressin-1-like isoform X2: MHIKTTKCNRFCLVASVSNQEVFNRPEAQGSFEGLFRSFEPEVQFQYFKSFRRVRISFSDALAAAEARLRLHKTDFNGKEMRLYFAQSVHIGSPRLEPPKPDKQFLISPPASPPVGWEQSHDAMPVVNYDLLCAISKLGPGDKYELHTATPTTPSVVVHVCDDERGDSSAPDDSDQDDKPRPLRPKIIQTRRPDFTPGVEQ, from the exons ATGCACATCAAGACCACCAAGTGTAACCGCTTCTGCCTGGTCGCCTCGGTGAGCAACCAGGAAGTGTTCAACCGTCCTGAGGCCCAG GGCAGTTTTGAGGGCTTGTTCCGTTCCTTCGAGCCGGAGGTGCAGTTCCAGTACTTCAAGTCTTTCCGCAGAGTGAGGATCAGCTTCAGCGATGCTCTGGCTGCAGCCGAGGCCAGACTGCGACTCCACAAGACCGACTTCAACGGCAAAGAGATGAGACTCTACTTCGCTCAG TCTGTCCACATAGGCAGTCCTCGGCTGGAGCCCCCCAAGCCGGATAAGCAGTTCCTGATCTCGCCCCCCGCCTCCCCCCCGGTGGGCTGGGAGCAGTCTCATGACGCCATGCCCGTCGTCAACTACGACCTGCTGTGTGCCATCTCCAAACTGGGACCAG GGGACAAGTACGAGCTCCACACCgccacccccaccacccccaGTGTCGTCGTCCACGTCTGCGATGACGAGCGAGGCGACAGCTCCGCCCCCGACGACAGCGACCAAGACGACAAGCCCCGCCCCCTGCGGCCGAAGATCATCCAGACGCGGCGCCCTGACTTCACGCCCGGAGTGGAgcagtga
- the LOC134860634 gene encoding histone-arginine methyltransferase CARM1-like isoform X2 produces MEEKSEESFSVRVFSMQEELRAEEDHMETHEELQEEVSQEQQVSVSRQRAEQELTLLLTTGREEQQLTVQDASRASVFQFTVSEEMDCCQVGGQTFLVTVGKLSLLLQFKTPTDMKNFQQLLKTGDDDGTRKGCTEVGTRGSKDGGQTPSRRHPMMLETRTENAPTQDYQFHSCLSQQQILLQDYPRTATYQKAILLNESDFRGGSGCVLWFCYSVFLCSSGRGHQSVHC; encoded by the exons ATGGAGGAGAAGAGTGAGGAGTCCTTCTCTGTGCGAGTGTTCTCCAtgcaggaggagctgagggCCGAGGAGGATCACATGGAGACACATGAGGAG ctgcaggaggaggtgagCCAGGAGCAGCAGGTCAGTGTGAGCAGACAGAGGGCGGAGCAGGAGCTCACTCTGCTCCTCACCACTGGacgggaggagcagcagctcacTGTGCAGGatg CCAGCAGAGCATCCGTCTTCCAGTTCACTGTCTCTGAGGAGATGGACTGCTGCCAGGTGGGAGGACAGACCTTCCTGGTCACCGTAGGCAAGCTGAGTCTTCTGCTGCAGTTCAAAACTCCAACTG ACATGAAGAACTTCCAGCAGTTACTGAAGACGGGAGATGATGACGGGACGAGGAAAGGATGCACCGAAGTAGGGACGAGAGGAAGCAAGGATGGAGGCCAAACACCTTCTCGTAGACATCCCATGATGTTGGAAACAAGGACTGAGAATGCTCCGACACAGGACTACCAG ttccACAGCTGTCTGTCCCAGCAGCAGATCCTGCTTCAGGACTACCCGAGGACGGCCACATACCAAAAAGCCATTTTACTCAACGAGAGTGACTTCAGAG GTGGTTCTGGATGTGTGCTGTGGTTCTGctattctgtctttctttgctCTTCAGGCAGGGGCCACCAAAGTGTACACTGTTGA
- the LOC134860634 gene encoding histone-arginine methyltransferase CARM1-like isoform X1, whose amino-acid sequence MEEKSEESFSVRVFSMQEELRAEEDHMETHEELQEEVSQEQQVSVSRQRAEQELTLLLTTGREEQQLTVQDASRASVFQFTVSEEMDCCQVGGQTFLVTVGKLSLLLQFKTPTDMKNFQQLLKTGDDDGTRKGCTEVGTRGSKDGGQTPSRRHPMMLETRTENAPTQDYQFHSCLSQQQILLQDYPRTATYQKAILLNESDFRGKVVLDVCCGSAILSFFALQAGATKVYTVESSPMAKYTKILVQSNGMSERIEVLEGNVEEVICPEPVDVIVSEPMGYMLLSDRLLESFLHARKWLKPNGLMFPSIGDIHLAPFSDEQLYFEHYARATFWSLSHTKHSSMHEDANTQAPFLPLSLTHTHTHTHTHTHTHTHTHTHTHTHTHTHTHSPVLDLSQACFLPGVKRSVSVQS is encoded by the exons ATGGAGGAGAAGAGTGAGGAGTCCTTCTCTGTGCGAGTGTTCTCCAtgcaggaggagctgagggCCGAGGAGGATCACATGGAGACACATGAGGAG ctgcaggaggaggtgagCCAGGAGCAGCAGGTCAGTGTGAGCAGACAGAGGGCGGAGCAGGAGCTCACTCTGCTCCTCACCACTGGacgggaggagcagcagctcacTGTGCAGGatg CCAGCAGAGCATCCGTCTTCCAGTTCACTGTCTCTGAGGAGATGGACTGCTGCCAGGTGGGAGGACAGACCTTCCTGGTCACCGTAGGCAAGCTGAGTCTTCTGCTGCAGTTCAAAACTCCAACTG ACATGAAGAACTTCCAGCAGTTACTGAAGACGGGAGATGATGACGGGACGAGGAAAGGATGCACCGAAGTAGGGACGAGAGGAAGCAAGGATGGAGGCCAAACACCTTCTCGTAGACATCCCATGATGTTGGAAACAAGGACTGAGAATGCTCCGACACAGGACTACCAG ttccACAGCTGTCTGTCCCAGCAGCAGATCCTGCTTCAGGACTACCCGAGGACGGCCACATACCAAAAAGCCATTTTACTCAACGAGAGTGACTTCAGAGGCAAG GTGGTTCTGGATGTGTGCTGTGGTTCTGctattctgtctttctttgctCTTCAGGCAGGGGCCACCAAAGTGTACACTGTTGAGTCCAGCCCCATGGCCAAATACACGAAG ATCCTGGTCCAGAGTAACGGTATGTCTGAGCGGATCGAGGTCCTAGAAGGCAATGTGGAGGAGGTCATATGTCCTGAGCCTGTAGATGTCATTGTCTCTGAGCCAATGGGATACATGCTGCTCAGTGATAGACTCTTGGAGAGCTTCTTGCATGCCAGAAAATGGCTCAAACCCAATG GTCTGATGTTTCCCTCCATCGGAGATATTCATCTGGCTCCCTTCAGTGACGAGCAGCTGTACTTCGAACACTACGCACGGGCTACTTTCtggtctctctcacacacaaagcacagctCCATGCATGAGGACGCAAACACACAGGCTCCCTTTCTTCccctgtctctcacacacacacacacacacacacacacacacacacacacacacacacacacacacacacacacacacacacacacacacacacacacacattcccccgTGCTTGACCTCAGTCAGGCATGTTTCCTGCCGGGTGTAAAACGCTCCGTTTCAGTCCAGTCCTGA
- the LOC134860952 gene encoding uncharacterized protein LOC134860952: MFQAHMCLSFSCYQCRPELDFFRTFNLMFEQQMESKDREGQEEEVCQWLLIIRRKRGLSANQKSFGSISGSSGLHHRPKMLPVCMMVVLLCLQSNALNIAQTYHLQVGYGDMVILPCNASTYLEKEEGALLWEAMGEDVAILQGEELRQADRFKGRFALPSEEHLREGEWSLELGYALLSDTDLYECIWQGRKTISTVWLQVSVPHVERSMLELAGDTVTLPCYIQMSRKQSPDDMFVWWTWNGNTIALFHAVLYTADGQ, encoded by the exons atgtttcaagCTCATATGTGTCTGTCATTTTCATGTTATCAGTGTCGACCTGAGCTGGACTTCTTCAGAACTTTCAACCTCATGTTTGAGCAGCAGATGGAGAGTAAGGATAGGGAagggcaggaggaggaggtttgcCAGTGGTTGCTAATCATCAG gaggaagagagggctGTCGGCTAATCAGAAGTCCTTCGGATCGATCTCTGGCTCCTCTGGTCtgcat CACCGTCCCAAGATGTTGCCCGTGTGTATGATGGTGGTGTTGCTGTGTCTTCAGAGCAATG CCCTGAACATAGCGCAGACATATCACCTTCAGGTGGGGTACGGGGATATGGTCATCCTGCCCTGTAACGCCTCAACCTACttagagaaggaggagggggctCTGTTGTGGGAGGCGATGGGGGAGGATGTGGCAATtctgcagggagaggagctAAGACAAGCAGACAGATTTAAG GGCCGATTCGCCCTGCCCTCAGAGGAGCACCTCAGGGAAGGAGAGTGGTCGCTGGAACTTGGCTACGCCTTGCTCAGTGACACCGATTTATACGAGTGCATATGGCAAGGAAGGAAAACCATTTCAACAGTGTGGCTCCAAGTCAGTG TGCCACACGTTGAGAGGTCCATGTTGGAGCTGGCAGGTGACACGGTGACTCTGCCATGCTATATTCAGATGTCCAGAAAACAGTCCCCCGACGACATGTTCGTCTGGTGGACCTGGAACGGCAACACCATAGCGTTGTTCCACGCGGTACTGTATACTGCAGATGGACAATAA
- the LOC134860598 gene encoding chloride intracellular channel protein 6 isoform X1 translates to MMAEAEEGQDEEISRELSEREESRINQVAPSPNEEIQEVEAGGERQEENGKGGVKGEDLEHIMIEELTSHKEAEGEEEQGSEETEAGIEDPCHSAEVIEDKTGQEQTSDSSKETEEESKNEQEAVIASSDTKESEDNTDDEESGLEEQQEVSTTDDAEYVQESEEDGQLCTDDESEVVILPTDGEAAQIIMDATVVSPVTMGMEEKVKHQDELYQTSTDGIHFDTEAIQEVNQTNQLTSEEEDEHTDEKENPESSEQEVETTNKTVTWEREDYIEAKFEDEETDELVKDAVSTSEDLLDIVGEVNQEEDTSDFAFEPSEEQTEGGIEETEVGINERDEEEKQVRQVGVNSLTEMDRGGQSAEEDGKTADNAITDTMGEEEPRGDVNVEEEKIVEAEMQEDPSEAVLQSVEGVPLDMQEHEDMDQVEEAFQLEEEGEVEPDQPEDEVRSEDNDSKTRGYLQEHPWQEERGGDLEEELREQPRGQTLVEDEKGGGAEEEAMQEEIDMAEEPVTVLDDDIEEIEDRQRREVQEEVHTTIIDPSGAETKDEECQELQGEKLELSKENDEIKEVKHDEKVEDDSREVEANEKTQDECKEVEKDEKPQDDREVEEDETQEDNREAEKNEKPQEHREIEKDDKPQEKNKEVELDVNGRVEEVKKSMENGILSPEPKNEERGLAKVLSLKRRDNDWIKKVQPEEKSAPENELWRKELKPVKKDVWESESGKKEWSRKETSPDQKSPPRKDDWIKELKSVIKNESLPKKGNEQKKKRVVLLEDGHSYIPQHEEMIEETREEVKLISHRRPESSFPAGHKNNKTPEDQDYKISLYVKAGSDGESIGNCPFSQRLFMILWLKGVIFNVTTVDLKRKPADLQDLAPGTNPPFVTFNGEVKVDVNKIEEFLEEKLTPPRYPRLAPKHSEANTAGIDVFAKFSAYIKNQRKDTNDVLEKALLKSLRRLDDFLRTPLPEEIDADASGDVPESSRSFLDGPELTLADCNLLPKLHILKVVAKKYRGFEVPAEMTGVWRYLNCAYQREEFTSTCPAEREIHFAYLDVAKKIK, encoded by the exons ATGATGGCAGAAGCAGAAGAGGGTCAAGACGAAGAAATAAGCAGAGAGCTGAGTGAAAGGGAGGAATCAAGGATTAACCAAGTGGCCCCGTCACCAAATGAAGAAATACAAGAGGTGGAGGCAGGTGgtgaaagacaggaagaaaatgGGAAAGGCGGAGTGAAAGGAGAGGATTTAGAACACATAATGATAGAGGAGCTGACAAGCCACAAAGAGGCTGAAGGTGAGGAAGAGCAAGGGTCAGAAGAAACAGAGGCAGGGATTGAAGATCCATGTCACTCTGCAGAAGTGATAGAGGACAAAACAGGCCAAGAGCAGACATCCGACAGCAgtaaagaaacagaagaagaaagtaaaaatgaacaaGAAGCAGTGATAGCAAGTTCAGACACAAAGGAAAGCGAGGATAACACAGATGATGAAGAGAGTGGATTAGAAGAACAACAGGAAGTGTCCACTACTGATGATGCAGAATATGTTCAGGAGTCAGAAGAGGATGGACAGCTGTGTACTGACGATGAATCAGAAGTTGTTATTCTGCCCACTGATGGTGAGGCTGCACAAATCATTATGGATGCAACAGTAGTATCCCCTGTTACTATGGGCATGgaagaaaaagtcaaacatcAAGATGAGCTATACCAAACCTCAACTGATGGCATACACTTTGATACAGAAGCCATACAGGAAGTCAATCAGACCAACCAGTTAACCagtgaggaagaagatgaacaCACTGATGAAAAGGAGAACCCAGAATCCAGTGAACAGGAAGTTGAGACCACAAATAAAACTGTCACATGGGAACGGGAGGATTATATAGAGGCAAAGTTTGAGGATGAAGAAACCGACGAGTTAGTGAAAGATGCAGTTTCTACTTCTGAGGATCTTCTGGACATAGTGGGTGAAGTAAACCAGGAAGAGGACACATCAGACTTTGCATTTGAACCATCTGAAGAACAGACAGAAGGAGGGATTGAGGAAACTGAGGTAGGGATCAACGAGAGGGACGAAGAGGAAAAGCAAGTGCGACAGGTTGGGGTTAATTCTCTAACGGAGATGGATCGGGGAGGACAGAGTGCTGAAGAGGATGGGAAGACAGCTGATAACGCTATTACAGATACAATGGGGGAGGAAGAGCCCAGAGGAGACGTTAATGTAGAAGAAGAGAAGATTGTTGAAGCTGAAATGCAGGAAGATCCTTCAGAAGCAGTTCTGCAGTCTGTGGAGGGGGTTCCTTTAGACATGCAGGAACACGAGGACATGGATCAGGTGGAGGAGGCATTTCAGCTGGAGGAAGAGGGTGAAGTTGAACCTGATCAGCCAGAAGACGAGGTTAGATCAGAAGATAATGACTCTAAAACCAGAGGTTATTTGCAGGAACATCCCTGGCAggaagaaagagggggagatTTGGAAGAAGAATTGAGAGAACAGCCAAGAGGGCAGACTCTGGTAGAAGACgaaaagggaggaggagcagaagaagaagcaatgCAGGAAGAGATAGATATGGCAGAAGAACCTGTGACTGTTTTAGATGATGATATTGAAGAGATagaggacagacagaggagagaggttCAAGAAGAAGTGCACACCACAATTATAGACCCTTCTGGAGCAGAGACTAAGGATGAAGAGTGTCAAGAACTGCAAGGGGAAAAACTTGAACTTAGTAAGGAGAATGATGAAATAAAAGAGGTTAAGCACGATGAGAAAGTAGAAGATGACAGCAGAGAGGTAGAAGCAAACGAGAAGACACAAGATGAATGCAAAGAGGTAGAGAAGGACGAGAAACCTCAAGATGACAGAGAGGTAGAAGAAGACGAGACACAAGAAGAcaacagagaagcagagaagaaTGAGAAACCACAAGAacacagagagatagagaaggACGATAAAcctcaagaaaaaaacaaagaggtaGAGTTGGACGTAAATGGAAGAGTTGAAGAAGTGAAGAAATCAATGGAAAATGGGATTTTGTCTCCTGAGCCGAAAAATGAAGAACGTGGTTTGGCAAAAGTGCTGTCACTCAAGAGAAGAGATAATGACTGGATCAAAAAAGTCCAACCAGAGGAAAAGAGTGCACCAGAAAACGAACTGTGGAGGAAAGAACTGAAGCCTGTGAAAAAGGACGTCTGGGAATCTGAAAGTGGGAAAAAAGAATGGTCGAGGAAGGAAACATCACCAGATCAGAAGAGCCCTCCCAGGAAGGATGACTGGATAAAGGAGCTGAAGTCAGTGATCAAGAACGAATCCTTGCCCAAAAAGGGGaatgagcagaagaagaagagagtggTGTTATTGGAGGATGGCCATTCGTACATCCCCCAGCATGAGGAGATGATCGAGGAGACGAGGGAGGAGGTGAAACTGATCTCCCATAGGAGGCCGGAGAGCTCGTTTCCTGCTGGGCACAAGAACAACAAGACACCCGAAGACCAGGACTACAAGATCTCCCTCTACGTTAAG GCTGGGAGTGACGGGGAGAGCATCGGTAACTGTCCATTCTCTCAGAGACTCTTTATGATCCTGTGGCTTAAAGGGGTCATCTTCAACGTCACCACTGTTGACCTCAAACG gaaGCCGGCGGACCTTCAGGACCTCGCTCCAGGAACCAACCCTCCCTTTGTCACCTTCAATGGCGAGGTCAAGGTCGATGTCAACAAGATCGAGGAGTTCCTGGAGGAGAAACTGACCCCACCCcg CTACCCTCGACTGGCTCCCAAACATTCTGAAGCCAACACAGCGGGAATCGATGTGTTCGCCAAGTTCTCAGCGTACATCAAAAACCAGAGGAAAGACACCAACGATG TCTTAGAGAAAGCCTTGCTGAAGTCCCTCCGGCGTCTTGATGACTTCCTGAGGACTCCTCTGCCTGAGGAGATTGACGCTGACGCCTCAGGAGACGTGCCCGAGTCCTCCAGGAGCTTCCTAGACGGCCCTGAACTCACCCTGGCTGACTGCAACCTGCTGCCTAAACTACACATCCTTAAG GTTGTAGCCAAGAAATACAGAGGCTTTGAGGTTCCAGCGGAGATGACGGGGGTTTGGAGGTACTTAAACTGCGCCTATCAGAGGGAGGAGTTCACCAGCACCTGCCCCGCTGAGAGGGAGATCCACTTTGCCTATCTGGATGTTgctaaaaaaatcaaatga